A window of Zingiber officinale cultivar Zhangliang chromosome 5A, Zo_v1.1, whole genome shotgun sequence contains these coding sequences:
- the LOC121980891 gene encoding protein mago nashi homolog — protein MAATGGSGGGDQDEFYLRYYVGHKGKFGHEFLEFEFRPDGKLRYANNSNYKNDTMIRKEVFVSPAVLRECRRIIADSEIMKEDDNNWPPPDRVGRQELEIVMNNEHISFTTSKIGSLVDVQGSQDPEGLRVFYYLVQDLKCFVFSLISLHFKIKPIQS, from the exons ATGGCGGCGACGGGAGGATCCGGTGGAGGCGATCAGGATGAGTTCTACCTCCGGTACTACGTGGGTCACAAGGGGAAGTTTGGTCACGAGTTTCTGGAGTTCGAGTTTCGCCCCGACGGCAAGCTTCGCTACGCCAACAACTCCAACTACAAGAACGACACCATGATCCGCAAGGAGGTCTTCGTCTCCCCCGCCGTACTCCGCGAGTGCCGACGCATCATCGCTGACAGCGAG ATTATGAAGGAGGATGATAACAACTGGCCGCCCCCGGACCGTGTTGGCAGGCAGGAGCTGGAGATCGTGATGAACAACGAGCACATATCGTTCACTACTTCCAAGATTGGATCCCTTGTTGACGTCCAGGGCAGTCAGGACCCTGAAGGGCTCCGTGTTTTCTATTATCTCGTCCAG GATCTGAAGTGCTTCGTTTTTTCTTTGATTTCTCTGCACTTCAAGATTAAACCCATTCAGTCTTGA
- the LOC121982992 gene encoding protein RESPONSE TO LOW SULFUR 2-like, producing MAAAEALEVAELQRRNKELERAAAEGRDREAAMERELERTRQRLLATEEAEERLCGQMGELEAESVLQAREYLRRIEALSHRLAAALDLLAAAGLHLSPDSNPIGFE from the coding sequence ATGGCGGCGGCGGAAGCGTTGGAGGTGGCAGAGCTGCAACGGCGGAACAAGGAGCTCGAGCGGGCTGCGGCGGAGGGGCGGGACAGGGAGGCGGCGATGGAGCGCGAGCTGGAACGGACGCGGCAGCGGCTCCTGGCGACGGAGGAGGCGGAGGAGCGGCTGTGCGGCCAGATGGGGGAGCTGGAGGCGGAGTCGGTGCTGCAGGCGCGGGAGTACCTCCGCCGCATCGAGGCTCTCTCCCACCGCCTCGCCGCCGCCCTCGATTTACTCGCCGCCGCCGGCCTCCACCTCTCCCCCGACTCTAATCCGATCGGCtttgaataa